The Tenebrio molitor chromosome 3, icTenMoli1.1, whole genome shotgun sequence genome contains a region encoding:
- the Grip gene encoding glutamate receptor-interacting protein 2 isoform X4, which translates to MFAFKLPSLRPRAQSLSEVATTPRASMLCKPPRTPVGSPKQKQKKKRNSELEPCPSVASLRPGSVALTSEQLVPGDRICSVNGINTSRMRPEDVTKLLDNVDGNATLEIQYSLPNYASHSSLCVTCKLTEVTLERSDGSLGITLRGGAVPEHPHLSRPLVITHVRPNGPAHRSGLIRVGDRVLKVDHHPLVNKTLFEAQQVLKDATYGLTTLTVEYDVSIMESVKYAQGPLLVEIDRQTEEDFGLVLTNCCELGPDEILAAGYFIDHVVPASTADRCGALNPGDQILAIDDLLLENWNGTTNDAERLLRRATKLQILPYHTVQRASSRNYVTSFSTLNSRRSARNRTKRHSVFHKSMDGDSGSNYCGCTGNMGVCHPESLTATLVSDRGYGLTVSVGDHSDNRTADILISRIAQDSPAYRCGCLQVGDRVISVNHQPNLTLQEINSILDLGNDSSAKLTLEIEFDVADTIVPSSGIFTVKLPKRGPGLGITITASKTRPDEPFIISEIRRGSIAHRIGTLHAGDRLLAIDNRPLDHLSLESAFEILQTSTNDIVTLKIEKTETENANLFLDSVVYTVELHRYGGPLGITISGSEDCMEPIVLSRLTEGGLAEKTGALHVGDRILAINGDNLDNRPLSDAIRLLQTSGDRVQLRIARHIKSPEPGDDTRCNYSSPGVLSVDSAVHSWDSNTNDIGGEYCNDTRKVSSIPVADAQDPIKDEESVLSEPLSYQDQDKKKHDSQLQFYSDAEDMFCPSPLPLPNYNFSNSNSYGQSSGNFVNRLQGTYSNESIQEHEIYHVTLYKDSIYDDYGFSVSDGLYEKGVYVNRIRKGGPADIVGLLKPYDRIIQVNDTKTKDFDCCLTVPLIASAGDRIELLIARNPYINFTERDHQDNVSKKSFPPSQNTITKTL; encoded by the exons ATGTTCGCGTTCAAACTGCCCTCGCTGAGGCCCAGGGCGCAGAGTTTGTCGGAAGTGGCGACCACCCCGAGGGCCAGCATGCTCTGCAAACCGCCCAGGACGCCCGTCGGATCGCCCAAGCAGAAGCAGAAGAAGAAAA GAAACTCGGAGCTGGAGCCGTGTCCCAGCGTGGCCTCTTTGCGGCCGGGCTCGGTGGCCTTGACCAGCGAGCAACTCGTCCCGGGGGACAGAATCTGCAGCGTAAACGGCATCAACACCTCCAGGATGCGCCCGGAAGACGTGACCAAGCTGTTGGACAACGTCGACGGCAACGCCACCCTCGAGATCCAGTACTCCCTCCCCAACTACG CCTCTCACAGCTCGCTGTGCGTCACGTGCAAGCTGACCGAAGTGACGCTGGAGCGCTCGGACGGCTCGTTGGGCATCACTCTGAGGGGCGGGGCCGTTCCGGAACACCCACACCTCAGCCGGCCGTTGGTCATAACCCACGTGAGACCCAACGGGCCCGCCCACAGGAGCGGCCTGATCCGAGTAGGGGACCGCGTGCTCAAAGTCGACCACCACCCCCTGGTCAACAAGACGCTCTTCGAGGCCCAACAAGTGCTCAAAGACGCCACGTACGGGCTGACCACGCTGACTGTGGAGTACGACGTCAGCATCATGGAGTCGGTCAAGTACGCCCAAGGACCTCTCCTGGTCGAGATCGACAGACAGACCGAAGAAGATTTCGGTTTGGTGCTGACCAACTGTTGCGAGTTGGGCCCCGACGAGATCCTCGCCGCCGGGTACTTCATCGACCACGTGGTACCTGCGAGTACCGCCGACCGGTGCGGCGCGCTCAATCCTGGCGACCAAATCCTCGCAATCGACGATCTGCTTTTGGAAAACTGGAACGGCACCACCAACGACGCGGAGAGACTCCTGCGGAGGGCCACGAAGCTCCAGATTCTGCCGTACCACACGGTCCAAAGGGCCAGTTCCAGGAATTACGTCACGAGCTTCAGCACTCTGAACTCGCGCAGGTCCGCCAGGAACAGGACCAAGAGACACAGCGTCTTCCACAAGTCCATGGATGGCGACTCCGGGAGTAATTACTGCGGGTGCACCGGCAACATGGGGGTGTGCCACCCCGAGAGCCTCACGGCGACGCTAGTCTCGGACCGCGGGTACGGCTTGACGGTCTCGGTGGGCGACCACAGCGACAACCGTACCGCAGACATCTTGATCTCGAGGATCGCCCAAGACTCGCCCGCGTACAG GTGCGGATGCCTCCAAGTCGGGGACCGCGTCATCTCCGTCAACCACCAACCCAACCTGACCCTCCAGGAGATCAACTCGATCCTGGACTTGGGGAACGACTCCAGCGCGAAGCTCACCCTCGAAATAGAGTTCGACGTCGCAGATACGATCGTCCCGTCAAGTGGGATCTTCACGGTGAAGCTCCCCAAGCGAGGTCCAGGTCTGGGGATCACTATAACGGCGTCGAAGACCCGCCCGGACGAACCCTTCATCATCTCGGAGATCCGGCGCGGCTCCATCGCCCACAGAATCGGCACCCTGCACGCGGGAGACCGCCTCCTGGCCATAGACAACAGACCTTTGGACCATCTGAGTCTCGAGAGCGCCTTCGAGATCCTCCAGACCTCCACCAACGACATAGTGACCCTcaaaatcgaaaaaaccgaGACGGAGAACGCAAACTTGTTCCTCGACAGTGTGGTCTACACCGTGGAGCTGCACCGATACGGGGGTCCTCTGGGCATCACGATCTCGGGGAGCGAGGACTGCATGGAGCCGATCGTCTTGTCCAGGTTGACGGAAGGGGGCCTGGCCGAGAAGACCGGAGCGCTGCACGTGGGGGACCGCATCTTGGCCATCAACGGCGACAATCTGGACAACCGTCCGTTGAGCGACGCCATCCGACTCTTGCAGACCTCCGGAGACCGGGTCCAGCTCCGCATCGCCAGACACATCAAGAGTCCAG AGCCCGGAGACGACACTCGATGCAACTACTCCAGCCCCGGAGTGTTGAGCGTGGACAGTGCGGTTCACTCGTGGGACAGCAACACTAACGACATCGGCGGTGAGTACTGTAACGACACCAGAAAAGTCTCTTCTATTCCAGTTGCAGACGCTCAAGACCCGATCAAAGACGAGGAGAGCGTCTTGAGCGAGCCCCTCTCGTACCAAGACCAAGACAAGAAGAAGCACGACTCCCAACTCCAGTTTTACTCGGACGCTGAAGACATGTTCTGCCCGAGTCCCCTCCCCCTCCCCAATTACAACTTCTCCAATTCGAACAGTTACGGTCAGTCCTCGGGGAACTTCGTCAACCGACTGCAAGGGACTTACAGCAACGAGAGCATCCAAGAACACGAGATCTACCACGTGACGCTGTACAAAGACTCCATTTACGACGACTACGGGTTCAGCGTCAGCGACGGTCTCTACGAGAAGGGAGTTTACGTGAACAGAATCAGAAAAGGGGGCCCTGCGGACATCGTGGGGCTCTTAAAACCCTACGACAGGATCATACAAGTGAACGACACCAAAACCAAAGATTTTGATTGTTGCTTGACGGTGCCGCTGATCGCATCTGCTGGAGATAGGATCGAGTTGCTCATCGCCCGAAATCCCTACATTAATTTCACAGAAAGA GACCATCAGGATAACGTATCGAAGAAGTCGTTTCCGCCCAGTCAGAACACGATAACAAAGACTTTGTAG